A single window of Nocardia sp. NBC_01327 DNA harbors:
- a CDS encoding DUF5134 domain-containing protein encodes MAGFVQDSGMLRWLVVAGFVMAAVIVVGRLAAVRPVGGGEVLAGNGFRVDQESDAAHLLMCLVMLAMLVFPATADPRALRGVLTAMIVVYAAVLMGRILRWRSVSVATFAYHLLAAGAMLYAMSGHAEPGMRMHMAGGPAPAPMLALAALFTVDAVVMAVPASRRALWHVFPHAVGTGSKAVFPHLVMDLGTAYMLVLAAAG; translated from the coding sequence ATGGCGGGATTCGTGCAGGACAGCGGGATGCTGCGGTGGCTGGTGGTGGCCGGCTTCGTGATGGCTGCGGTGATCGTGGTGGGGCGGCTGGCCGCGGTGCGGCCGGTGGGCGGGGGAGAGGTGCTGGCGGGGAATGGGTTTCGGGTGGATCAGGAGTCGGATGCGGCGCATCTGCTCATGTGCCTGGTGATGCTGGCCATGCTGGTGTTTCCGGCGACGGCGGATCCGCGCGCGCTGCGCGGTGTGCTGACCGCGATGATTGTGGTCTACGCCGCAGTGCTGATGGGTCGAATTCTGCGGTGGCGCAGTGTGAGTGTCGCTACGTTCGCCTATCACCTGCTGGCGGCGGGGGCGATGTTGTACGCGATGAGCGGGCATGCCGAGCCCGGGATGCGCATGCATATGGCGGGTGGGCCCGCCCCGGCGCCGATGCTCGCGCTGGCCGCGCTTTTCACCGTGGATGCGGTGGTCATGGCGGTTCCGGCATCTCGGCGCGCGCTGTGGCATGTGTTTCCGCATGCGGTCGGCACCGGTTCCAAGGCGGTGTTTCCGCACCTGGTGATGGATCTGGGTACCGCGTACATGCTCGTGCTCGCCGCGGCGGGCTGA
- a CDS encoding vWA domain-containing protein has protein sequence MSGRSTRKRRRAADPWYENMLAGWAQVQENPMFRWAGRGLVDAGDRLPPEAWAVISGHGAIHFAPKRKASADEWAWAFAHLLLHAGFGHLDPRGIPEHMLEENLFAATWLNNPRQPHPAYRSACCAVVDQYLLTLKIGRPPADLPPTPGGSDEQALTERWWHTGIPEQYRQPEYPDFFVGDAETAKNHDHRTHFAIGIGEAARNALAEAGHDVTAGRRKVMRSWDRALNWFVSSYPLLGALAAGMTIVAEVDIARGWDISIAAVNAEAAEIYINPFAGLSDEEWRFVLAHEMLHAALRHGDRAGWRDHYLFNVACDYVVNGWLVEMGVGELPEGLLYDPELKGLSAEQIYDRIAGDLRRNRKLATLRGRGRGDIFGDPLPHKGTTGGYIDLDHYYRGALATGLAYHQSSGRGLLPAGLEQEIRALDQPPLPWDAQLAQWFDEHVPAVEKRRSYARASRRQSSTPDIPRPAWVRPEESVRLPTFGVVLDTSGSMSTELMGKGLGAIAAYARARDVPRARVVFCDAAAHDAGYLPVDEIASKVRVRGRGGTELQPGIRLLERATDFPADGPILIITDGMCDVVRIRHEHAFLVPAGAALPFRPRGPVFRMR, from the coding sequence GTGTCGGGACGTTCGACCCGCAAACGGCGCAGGGCCGCCGACCCCTGGTACGAGAACATGCTGGCCGGGTGGGCGCAGGTGCAGGAGAATCCGATGTTCCGCTGGGCCGGCCGGGGGCTGGTCGACGCCGGTGACCGGCTGCCCCCGGAGGCGTGGGCGGTCATCTCCGGCCACGGCGCCATTCATTTCGCGCCGAAGCGCAAAGCATCGGCCGATGAATGGGCTTGGGCCTTCGCGCATTTGCTGTTGCACGCGGGTTTCGGGCACCTCGATCCGCGCGGCATACCTGAGCACATGCTGGAGGAGAACCTCTTCGCAGCCACCTGGCTCAATAATCCGCGGCAGCCGCATCCGGCGTATCGGTCCGCGTGCTGTGCGGTGGTCGATCAGTACCTGCTCACGCTGAAGATCGGCCGTCCGCCCGCGGATCTGCCGCCGACGCCCGGCGGCTCCGATGAGCAGGCTCTGACCGAACGCTGGTGGCACACGGGCATTCCCGAGCAGTATCGGCAGCCCGAGTATCCGGACTTCTTCGTCGGTGATGCCGAGACCGCCAAGAACCACGACCACCGCACACACTTCGCGATCGGCATCGGTGAGGCCGCCCGCAATGCGCTCGCCGAGGCGGGCCACGATGTCACCGCCGGCCGGCGCAAGGTCATGCGCTCGTGGGACCGCGCGCTCAATTGGTTCGTCTCCTCCTATCCGCTGCTCGGGGCGCTGGCCGCCGGAATGACGATCGTCGCGGAGGTGGATATTGCTCGCGGCTGGGATATTTCGATCGCCGCGGTCAATGCCGAAGCCGCCGAGATCTACATCAACCCGTTCGCCGGTCTCAGCGATGAGGAATGGCGCTTTGTGCTCGCGCACGAAATGCTGCATGCCGCACTGCGACACGGTGATCGGGCGGGCTGGCGCGATCACTACCTGTTCAATGTGGCCTGCGATTACGTGGTCAACGGCTGGCTGGTGGAGATGGGCGTCGGCGAGCTTCCCGAGGGGCTGCTCTACGACCCGGAGCTCAAAGGTCTTTCCGCGGAACAGATTTACGATCGCATTGCCGGTGACCTGCGCCGCAATCGCAAGCTCGCTACCCTGCGGGGGCGCGGTCGCGGCGACATCTTCGGAGATCCACTGCCGCACAAGGGAACTACCGGCGGTTATATCGATCTGGACCACTACTATCGCGGCGCACTCGCGACCGGTCTGGCCTACCACCAGTCCAGTGGCCGCGGCCTGCTGCCCGCCGGTCTGGAGCAGGAGATTCGCGCCCTCGATCAGCCACCGCTGCCGTGGGACGCGCAATTGGCGCAGTGGTTCGACGAACATGTGCCCGCTGTGGAGAAGCGGCGCAGTTATGCCCGCGCCTCTCGTCGCCAGTCCTCCACGCCCGATATCCCGCGCCCCGCCTGGGTGCGCCCGGAAGAGTCCGTCCGGCTGCCCACCTTCGGCGTGGTCCTGGACACCTCCGGGTCCATGTCCACCGAGCTCATGGGCAAGGGTCTGGGCGCGATCGCCGCGTACGCCCGTGCCCGTGACGTCCCGCGTGCCCGCGTGGTGTTCTGCGATGCGGCCGCCCACGACGCCGGGTATCTGCCGGTCGACGAGATCGCCTCGAAGGTCCGGGTCCGGGGCCGCGGCGGCACCGAGTTGCAGCCGGGTATCCGACTTCTGGAGCGCGCCACCGATTTCCCCGCCGACGGGCCGATTCTCATCATCACCGACGGTATGTGCGATGTGGTCCGCATTCGGCACGAGCACGCGTTCCTCGTTCCGGCGGGCGCCGCACTACCCTTCCGCCCCCGAGGACCGGTCTTCCGGATGCGCTGA
- a CDS encoding helix-turn-helix transcriptional regulator yields the protein MTSSPSGAERLRDLARLRRVRDRIDREYAQPLDVEALARDAHISAGHLSRQFKLAYGESVYSYLMTRRIERAMALLRRGDLSVTEVCFAVGCSSLGTFSTRFTELVGVPPSVYRREATATSGIPSCVEKQVTRPIRNREAAATESQLA from the coding sequence GTGACCAGCAGTCCATCCGGGGCAGAGCGTCTGCGCGATCTCGCGCGGCTGCGCCGTGTGCGCGACCGTATCGATCGGGAGTACGCGCAACCGCTGGATGTCGAGGCGCTCGCCAGGGACGCGCACATATCGGCCGGTCATCTCAGCCGCCAGTTCAAGCTCGCGTACGGCGAGTCGGTGTACTCCTATCTGATGACACGCCGTATCGAGCGAGCGATGGCCCTGCTGCGGCGTGGCGATCTGAGCGTTACCGAGGTCTGTTTCGCGGTCGGCTGCTCGTCCCTGGGCACGTTCAGCACGCGTTTCACCGAATTGGTCGGGGTTCCGCCGAGCGTCTACCGCCGCGAGGCGACCGCGACCTCGGGGATTCCGTCATGCGTGGAGAAACAAGTAACCAGACCGATCAGGAATAGAGAAGCGGCGGCTACCGAGTCGCAACTAGCCTGA
- a CDS encoding aminotransferase family protein, with the protein MGSLWHGFADMGAVEDGGAFVVARGDGAYIWDEGGTRYLDATAGLWFTNVGHGRREIADAVAAQLSNLAHYSNFGDLASPVLRDLAERLAAIAPVPGSKIFFTSGGSDGIDTAAKLARRYWNVMGKPGKTIIVGREKAYHGMHVAGTSLAGIPVNHEGYGEFMPDARTIGWDDPKALLALIEEVGAERIAAFFAEPIIGAGGVYLPPEGYLAEVRRICRDNDILFVADEVVTGFGRIGGSWFASSRFDLQPDIMTTAKGLTSGYVPMGAVFIAPRVAEPFFAGGTWFRHGYTYGGHAGAAAAAMATLDIMERENLLEASKNLESLLHKHLSPLAEHPRVAEVRSGLGAVAAIQLADPAEAMPFVKTLRAHGISGRAAGQGALQISPSFVITEEQVAELAAGFARALG; encoded by the coding sequence ATGGGTTCGCTGTGGCATGGCTTCGCCGATATGGGTGCGGTGGAGGACGGCGGTGCGTTCGTGGTGGCGCGCGGCGACGGCGCATATATCTGGGATGAGGGCGGCACCCGGTACCTGGATGCCACCGCCGGGCTGTGGTTCACCAATGTCGGCCACGGCCGCCGCGAGATCGCGGATGCGGTGGCCGCGCAGCTGAGCAATCTGGCGCACTATTCGAACTTCGGCGATCTGGCCTCCCCGGTGCTGCGCGATCTGGCCGAGCGGCTCGCCGCCATCGCGCCGGTGCCCGGCAGCAAGATCTTCTTCACCTCCGGCGGATCCGACGGTATCGATACCGCGGCCAAGCTGGCGCGCCGCTACTGGAACGTCATGGGCAAGCCGGGCAAGACCATCATCGTGGGCCGGGAGAAGGCCTATCACGGCATGCACGTGGCAGGCACCTCGCTCGCGGGCATTCCGGTGAACCACGAGGGCTACGGCGAGTTCATGCCCGACGCCCGCACCATCGGCTGGGACGACCCCAAGGCGCTGCTCGCGCTCATCGAGGAGGTCGGCGCCGAGCGCATTGCCGCCTTCTTCGCCGAGCCGATCATCGGCGCCGGGGGCGTCTACCTGCCGCCGGAGGGCTACCTCGCCGAGGTGCGCCGCATCTGCCGCGACAATGACATCCTGTTCGTGGCCGACGAGGTCGTCACCGGCTTCGGCCGCATCGGCGGATCCTGGTTCGCCTCTTCACGTTTCGACCTGCAGCCGGACATCATGACCACCGCCAAGGGTCTGACCTCCGGCTATGTGCCGATGGGCGCGGTGTTCATCGCCCCGCGGGTCGCCGAGCCGTTCTTCGCCGGAGGCACCTGGTTCCGCCACGGCTACACCTACGGCGGCCACGCCGGCGCCGCGGCGGCCGCCATGGCCACCCTCGACATCATGGAGCGGGAAAACCTGCTCGAGGCCAGCAAGAACCTGGAATCCCTGCTGCACAAGCACCTTTCGCCACTGGCCGAGCACCCCCGGGTAGCCGAGGTCCGCAGTGGCCTGGGCGCCGTCGCCGCCATCCAGCTCGCCGATCCCGCCGAGGCCATGCCGTTCGTGAAAACCCTGCGCGCCCACGGCATCTCGGGCCGCGCAGCCGGTCAGGGCGCCCTCCAGATCTCCCCGTCCTTCGTCATCACCGAGGAGCAGGTCGCCGAACTGGCGGCAGGCTTCGCCCGCGCCCTGGGTTAG
- a CDS encoding excinuclease ABC subunit UvrA translates to MATKRTSAPASHAADSHELIRVLGARVNNLKDVSIEIPKRRLTVFTGVSGSGKSSLVFGTIAAESQRLINETYSSFVQGFMPTQARPEVDVLEGLTTAILVDQQRMGSDPRSTVGTATDANAMLRILFSRLGKPHIGSPQAFSFNVASISGAGAVAIERGGKTVKERRSFSITGGMCPRCEGRGSVNDIDLTQLYDDTKSLNEGALTIPGYSMDGWFGRIFTGCGFFDPDKPIKKFNKRELADLLYKEPTKIKVDGINLTYEGIIPRIQKSMLSKDVDALQPHIRAFVERAVTFDICPECHGTRLSEGARSSKIKKVSIADACAMQISDLAEWVKGLDEPSVGPLLETLQRTLDSFVEIGLGYLSLERTSGTLSGGEAQRVKMIRHLGSALTDVTYVFDEPTAGLHPHDIQRMNDLLLRLRDKGNTVLVVEHKPETIAIADHIVDLGPGAGAGGGTICFEGSVDGLRGSGTITGKHFDDRAALKKTVRKSTGALKIRGAKTHNLRGVNVDIPLGVLVAITGVAGSGKSSLVHGSIPAGENVVSVDQGAIKGSRRSNPATYTGLLEPIRKTFAKVNGVKPALFSANSEGACPNCNGAGVIYSDLAIMAGVATTCEVCEGKRFQAAVLDYHLGGRDISEVLAMSVSEALEFFAAGESKIPAAHAILERLADVGLGYLTIGQPLTTLSGGERQRLKLATHMADKGGIYVLDEPTTGLHLADVEQLLGLLDRLVESGKSVIVIEHHQAVMAHADWIIDLGPGAGHDGGLIVFEGTPADLVAKPATLTGEHLAAYVGS, encoded by the coding sequence ATGGCCACCAAGAGGACGTCCGCGCCCGCGTCGCACGCCGCCGATAGTCACGAGCTGATTCGCGTGCTCGGCGCGCGGGTCAATAATCTCAAAGACGTCAGCATCGAGATTCCCAAGCGCCGATTGACGGTGTTCACCGGCGTTTCCGGATCCGGCAAGAGTTCGCTGGTATTCGGCACGATCGCCGCGGAATCGCAGCGGCTGATCAATGAGACCTACAGCTCGTTCGTACAGGGTTTCATGCCGACGCAGGCGCGGCCCGAGGTCGACGTGCTCGAGGGGCTCACCACCGCGATCCTGGTCGACCAGCAGCGGATGGGTTCGGACCCGCGTTCCACGGTCGGCACGGCCACGGATGCGAATGCCATGCTGCGCATTCTGTTCAGCCGGCTCGGGAAGCCGCATATCGGTTCCCCGCAGGCGTTCTCCTTCAATGTCGCCTCGATCAGCGGTGCGGGTGCGGTCGCGATCGAGCGCGGCGGCAAGACGGTGAAGGAGCGGCGGAGCTTCAGCATTACCGGCGGTATGTGCCCGCGCTGCGAGGGCCGGGGCTCGGTCAATGACATCGATCTGACGCAGCTGTACGACGACACCAAATCGCTCAATGAGGGTGCGCTGACCATCCCCGGCTACTCCATGGACGGCTGGTTCGGCCGGATCTTCACCGGGTGCGGGTTCTTCGATCCGGACAAGCCGATCAAGAAGTTCAACAAGCGCGAATTGGCCGATCTGCTCTACAAGGAGCCGACCAAGATCAAGGTCGATGGCATCAACCTCACCTACGAGGGCATTATCCCGCGCATTCAGAAATCCATGCTCTCCAAGGATGTCGATGCGCTGCAGCCGCATATCCGCGCGTTCGTGGAGCGGGCGGTCACCTTCGATATCTGCCCCGAATGCCACGGCACCCGGCTCAGCGAGGGAGCTCGGTCCTCGAAGATCAAGAAGGTCAGCATTGCCGATGCCTGTGCGATGCAGATCAGCGATCTCGCCGAATGGGTGAAGGGGCTGGACGAACCGTCCGTCGGGCCGCTGCTCGAGACGTTGCAGCGGACGCTCGACTCGTTTGTCGAGATCGGGCTCGGCTACCTCAGTCTGGAGCGCACGTCGGGCACGCTGTCGGGTGGTGAAGCGCAGCGCGTCAAGATGATTCGGCATCTGGGGTCCGCGCTCACCGATGTCACCTATGTCTTCGACGAGCCCACCGCGGGGCTGCATCCGCACGATATTCAGCGCATGAACGATCTGCTGCTGCGTCTGCGGGACAAGGGCAATACGGTGCTCGTCGTCGAGCACAAGCCCGAGACCATCGCGATCGCCGATCACATTGTCGATCTCGGACCCGGTGCGGGCGCGGGTGGCGGCACCATCTGTTTCGAAGGCTCCGTCGACGGTCTGCGGGGCAGCGGCACCATTACCGGCAAGCATTTCGACGATCGGGCCGCGCTCAAGAAAACGGTGCGAAAGTCCACCGGGGCCTTGAAGATTCGTGGCGCGAAGACGCACAATCTGCGCGGTGTGAATGTCGATATCCCGCTCGGGGTGCTGGTCGCCATCACCGGTGTCGCGGGGTCCGGCAAGAGTTCGCTCGTGCACGGATCGATTCCCGCCGGTGAGAATGTGGTGTCGGTCGATCAGGGCGCGATCAAGGGTTCGCGGCGCAGCAATCCGGCGACGTACACCGGACTGCTCGAGCCGATCCGCAAGACGTTCGCGAAGGTCAACGGCGTGAAGCCGGCGCTCTTCAGCGCCAATTCCGAAGGCGCGTGCCCCAATTGCAATGGCGCGGGCGTCATCTACAGCGATCTGGCGATCATGGCCGGCGTGGCCACCACGTGTGAGGTGTGCGAGGGCAAGCGGTTCCAGGCGGCGGTGCTGGACTACCACCTCGGCGGCCGCGATATCAGCGAGGTGCTCGCCATGTCGGTGAGCGAGGCCCTGGAATTCTTCGCCGCCGGCGAATCGAAGATCCCGGCCGCGCATGCCATCCTCGAGCGGCTCGCCGACGTCGGTCTCGGCTACCTCACCATCGGCCAGCCCCTCACCACCCTGTCCGGCGGCGAGCGCCAGCGCCTGAAACTGGCCACCCACATGGCCGACAAGGGCGGCATCTACGTCCTCGACGAGCCCACCACCGGCCTGCACCTCGCCGACGTCGAACAGCTCCTCGGGCTCCTCGACCGCCTCGTCGAATCCGGCAAGTCGGTCATCGTCATCGAGCACCACCAGGCGGTCATGGCCCACGCCGACTGGATCATCGACCTCGGCCCCGGCGCGGGTCACGACGGCGGCCTCATCGTCTTCGAGGGCACCCCCGCCGACCTGGTGGCCAAACCCGCCACCCTCACCGGCGAACATCTGGCGGCCTACGTCGGCAGCTGA
- a CDS encoding VOC family protein, producing MDITIHASFLPQDDPDAALAFYRDTLGFELRNDVGYNGLRWLTIGPPGQPDTSIVLHPPAVDPGLTEDERRAITEMMAKGTYSSILLATKDLDGLFERVQASDAEVVQEPTDQPYGVRDCAFRDPAGNMVRIQQLG from the coding sequence ATGGACATCACCATTCACGCGAGTTTTCTCCCGCAGGACGATCCGGATGCCGCGCTGGCCTTCTATCGCGACACCCTCGGATTCGAGCTCCGGAATGACGTCGGATACAACGGCTTGCGCTGGCTGACCATCGGCCCTCCCGGACAGCCCGATACCTCGATCGTGCTGCATCCGCCGGCTGTCGACCCCGGCCTCACCGAGGACGAGCGACGCGCCATTACCGAGATGATGGCCAAGGGCACCTATTCCAGCATTCTGCTGGCTACTAAAGACCTGGACGGCCTTTTCGAGCGCGTGCAGGCCAGCGATGCGGAAGTCGTCCAAGAACCGACCGACCAGCCTTATGGCGTCCGGGACTGCGCCTTCCGCGATCCCGCAGGCAATATGGTCCGCATCCAGCAACTGGGCTGA